CCAAGGATCTGTAAGTACAGAAATGATTATTGTGTGTCTATGTGACTTATTATATGACATGGttatttcttagtttaaaaACTATAAACGTCTAAATGCAACTCTCTTCTGTTGAGTAGGATGACATGCCTAATCTGAACTTCTACCTCGGAATGGAGTGCTCAAAACCTGACGGTAGGCCTGCAGTAACAAGCACATGACTAATATGACGTATTTCAAATCAGTGTACTGCAGTATAAATCTGcatctgaaaaacaaagtttttaaTCAAGAACAAGGATTCATTAGAACAGTGATGTCTGCATGTAACCCCCTCATCACAGTACAAGTCTGTGACATCCCACATTGTCACATTGATCAATCTTAATCTGTGAAAATATCCTAACATCTATCTACAAATTGATTTCCTTctggtattttgtatttgtcatCAGGTGTCTATATACAGGATTTCCACGATGATTGGTATGGACAGTATGACAGACTGGAGCGTGTACACTCCTACATTCAGTGGTAAGTTACTCTATGATCACAGGTGTAATTTATAATGTGTAGTTCCTGTTAATACGACTTATTTGTCCCTCTCAAAGGTTGTTCCCACTGCAGGAACCAGGGATGAACTATGAGGCCAGTACACTGACCAAAAAAGAAATAGAGGTAATCCGCTTACAGCTAGCAAGTTAAAATATCAAACGAAATTCATCACATGTTCTGACATAAGTTctacttttccacttttccttcAGGAGTTTTGTGAGAACGCCACCGCAAAGGCAAATCTGTTGAAGTCGTACAAGCTCATGTTGGACTTCTATGGTATCGAGTTGTGTGATGAAAAGACAGGAGAAGTCGGGAGAGCATCAAACTGGAGAGAGCGATTCAACAACCTGAACAGGTGATCTCTGATTTTCAATGAAACATATTGTTCCCTAGATGTAACAAAAGCATCTaagtaatgtcttttttttttgtgcctttttattgtttgtcattGACAGTCGAACTCATAACAACCTGCGCATCACCCGCATCCTGAAGTGCCAGGGAACTCTGGGGTTCCGTCACTATCAAGCCCCCCTGGTCCGCTTCTTCCTGGAGGAGACCCTCGTCCACGAAGAACTCCCAAATGTCAAGGAGAGTGTTCTCAACTACTTTGTGTTCGCTGTCCTCAATAAGAGAGAACGCAGGAATCTCATCAAGTTTGCCTTTTTGAGTTATGACCGTAAAGATGAGTTTGTGTGGTGCCCTAAAAGGATTCAAATGATTTGGTCACAGGGAATGAAAGGCAGAAGAGGGAATTTTGGGACAGGCCGACAAAATATCTGCCCCGAAGAGAATGTCACAGAGGCTCAAAGCAGCAAAGACGGAGAAGAAATGGGCAGTGATGATGAGGCAGATGCACTCCAAATACTGGATATAAGTAGTTCATGCAGTGGTTTGTTTTGAAGTTATGGatgcaaatcatttttgtttattttaattctcACAATAAGGTTTCTGGACttctatgtttgttttattcttacttgactttcacaaacaaaaagatgcaaTATTCTGACCTGTAAAACATTAATTTGTAATAAAAGTGCTTCTGTTTTGGTCGGGCAAATTAAGAGTTTTAAGAATTGTTCACCAGTTTGACTGGTTAATAAACCTGAAACAATTGTTTGGTACTATTTTCTAATGAATTCTTTTTTCGTATTCAGTATGGTCACATCCTGTTTTCCTGATCGCTGATCTCCCACCCTTGCATTTATAACTATTAAAGTAGTAGCATTGTGCATATTAATGCGATTAGTTTCACATAACACTTGTGCACAGATGATGgcaaaaacaatgtcaaataGTATTTGTTTACTGGTAGTATTGCATTTAAAGTTGGACATTGAAAGAGAAGGGAGATTCTACGATCAGTTCTGTGTTTGGGGGAGTTGTGTATCGCTAAAATGCAGTAAAGTGATCTGATGATTTAGGAGCAGGGAGAAACTTTTTTCCTTaagtttgtattattatatatgattatgTATTAATCCTGTTGATTATGGATTTGGCTCTACAAATATTTATCAAGTTTTCCCCTCAGCAGGTTTCTTCACCTTCTTTGAGACTTTGTTGTAAGACCCCACCTGGGCTTAGATACATGTAGATATAAATTCCAATTTAAGTATGGCCAGGATGCCAAAAAGCAGCTCATTATATTGGAGGTGCTGCAACAGCCTAAAACACATTCATTGGAATTGGACTAACTGGCTGTCATGTGACTCCCTGCAAACCTGGGTCAGGATAGCCAGAAAAGCAGGCTAGGTTGCATACCGCAAAATGCAACCGGAAACAGTTAAACATCCAGGTACTTTTTGGCATACagtatttgacatactatgtatcGGGATAGACTGAATCTTTTTCAGGCATACGAAATAGTATAGCAGTATGGGTATTGGAACGCAGAACTTGTACTAGCCAATCACAACGTGAAAGCTAATCTGTTGACTTTACTTTGTGAACAGAATTTGGTCAcattttaccatttaaaaaaataaatgttatgacAACAGAAACAGGCATGTCATCAACCGGGTTTAATTGGTCGAGCTCAAACAAAATCAGGACATTTCATTAACAACCATAGATGGGATGTATACTGTAGATAGTTGGAGCCTTCAACTCTGTttgacatataaacacacatttgtgtgtAAACAGTGTTTCCTTAACCTTCACATTATCCATCTCAGATATatggcttttattttctctacttAGAAAAGtatgattaaaaacatcagtatatacacaaatacattcatatttacatattgcAAATGGTGTGTTACTcagttacattattattttcttaaaaaaaaaaaaaagaaattgcttGGACAGGAGAAAGGTACATGTAATAAGATTCGGTAGCCTACTTAATACATCTTGAACACAAGCAACTTAGGTGGCcctcgtttttttgtttttcaaatgtgataAAACAAAGTTAGAAACCTTTAAGTGACAAAAAGAATACAAACattgtcaaactttttttctctagTACGAACACAAATGTGGAAATTTAACAAAATACTGCTTATCTACATTAACAGTGATACAACTGGATTCCAACTGGTGAAAAATTGAAGTGACTCAAAACCGTAatgtagtgtaaaaaaaatacagagactAGGACATGTCATTTTCTGcagttttctctttctccttggttgtttcatttttgctgctttttttctcctctctcttttctctgcttttactCCTGTCCCGACGATCCCTGTCTTTGtccttgtctctgtctttctccctctccctgtctcgGCCCCGGTCTTTCCCACGGTCTCTGTCCCGGTCTCGTTCTCTGCTTCGGGATCTGTCCCGTCTCCTATCTCGATCCCGTTCACGTTCACGATCCCGGTTTTTCCCTCTATCACGGTCATGATCCCTCCTGTCTGAATCCCTCCTGTCAGAATCCCTGGCTCTGTCTCTTTCCCGGTCTCTCCTCTTATCGGTGTCTTGATCCCTATGTCgctctccctccgtctccctgTGCCTTTCGCCCTCCCTCCCTTTGCtgcgctctctctctcggccACGCTCTGGATCGTGATCTCTCTCCCGAGTACGCTCTGGATCGTGATCTCTCCCGAGTACGCTCTGGATCGTGATCTCTCTCCCGAGTACGCTCTGGATCGTGATCTCTTTCACGAGTACGCTCTGGATCGTGATCTCTTTCCCGAGTGCGCTCTGGATCGTGATCTCTTTCCCGAGTACGCTCCGGATCGCGATCTCTCTCTCGGGTGCGCTCCGTATCGCGATCTCTCTCTCGGGTGCGTTCTGGATCGCGATCCCTCTCTCGGGTGCGCTCCGGATCGCGATCTCTTTCTCGGCCTCGCTCTGGATCGCGGTCTCTTTCTCGGCCCCGCTCTGGATCGCGGTCTCTCTCCCGGCTACGCTCCGAATCGTGATCTCTTTCTCTAGGACGCTCTGGATCATGATCTCTTTCTCGAGGACGCTCCGGATCGGGATTTCTTTCTCGAGGACGCTCTGGATCACGATCTCGCTCTCTGGTTCGCTCTGGATCACGATCTCTTTCTCGAGGGCGCTCCGGATCGCGATCTCTTTCTCGGCTTCGCTCCTGTTCGCGATCTTTTTCTCGACTACGCTCTGGATCACGGTCTTTTTCTCTCCCGCGCTCCGGATCACGTTCTCTTTCTCGGATTCGTTCTGGATCGCGTTCTCTGTCTCGGCTGCGCTCTAGATCGTGGTCCCTTTCTCTGGCTCTATCCCACTCTCGCTCTCTGCTCCAGCGCTTGCCCTGTCCCCTGTCCCATGATGGCCTTCCGGCATGGGGGACTTCCCGCTCTCTTTCCCTCCGGTGTTCCTCGGACagttccctctgtctctcttcagaGGGTTGTGAAAGACCAGGAGCAGGTTCTCTGTGCCCTCCTTCAAAGCGACTGAAGCGATCTCCAATGCGTGGGTCTGATTCCTCTCGGGTGGTGCTGCTCCTCCTTCTCATTTCAGGAGAGTGGCGGCGCCAGGGGTCGTCCCGGTGCATATCAGGACTGTGGGCCCCCATGCGACTTGGGGGACCTATGGGGGCCTCTGGAGGAGTTGGCAGTAGGGGCCCACTGTGGCGAACAGGTCTAGCCTCATCAGAGTGCCTATCTAAGCGGTACCGCTCTGATCCTCCAAAACGCTGAGAAGGGTGGGGTCTATTCTCCTGAGGGAGAGGACCTCGGTGCTCATCAAACGATCCTCGATGTGGTGGTGAGGAGTGTGGTCTCGAGCTCTCGTACTGGTTATGTGGATTGAAGTGCTGTCCACTCATCTCGCTGCTGGAAGGTGGGCCTCTTCTGTCCTCATACTGGTTAGGTGGAGGTCCGCGGTATGCTGGACCCGGCGGGGGACCATGATTGTCTTTAAAAATATGGAGATGGTTTGGATTCTGGTCCACACTTGGCTTGAACGAGTTGGAATTGTCTCTGTTGTAGTGTTCTGCAGGGCCTCGAGGTTGGTCTACAATCGGAGGTTGAGCCCCATGGTCACCATACTGAGGTGGCGGGGGACCCCTGGGCCCTTGGAAGTGAGACAAAGGAGGGAGTCTGTTTTCAAAGTGACTTGGAGGTGGCCCCGtgaaaggtggaggaggacctCTGTTTCCAGGGAAATTAAATGGGGGAGGAGGACTAGTGAATCTTGGTGGTGCTAAACTGTTCTGTCCATCAAAAGTAGGAGGTGGGGGAAGGCCTGGAGGGAGGCCTTGCTGTCCAATGTGCTGTGGGGGAACAGAGGGATTAAACGCTTGAGGAGCAGGGCCTCTCTGGGCCATTGGAGggaatggtggtggtggtggtcctCTGAGTGGCATGATATTCTGGGGGGGTGGCCCAGGAGGAGGCTGCTGCTGGGGTGGTGGTTGAGAGCCTGGCCACTGGTTCTGATAGGGAGGGTATGCAGTCGGAGGTGGACCATATTGCTGGCTGTTGTCAACATGGGGGAGGGGACCGCGTACGGGGAGAGGAACATGCATGGGTGGAGGGGGTCCCTGCATAGGAGGGGGGCCTGACATTGGAGGAAGACCTTGCATGGGTGGAGGCATAGACATCGGAGGTGGCCTTAATAGCAGGTGTTGTCCCTGCATCGGATGGGGTGGGGGGAAGTTGGATGGTGGGGGAATGTCAGCTGGAGGTCTGTACTCGCTGTCATAGCCCGACGCCGACATGTGTCGCGGCATGTGATAAGACTCGAGCGATCTTGGGGTGTCAACCATTGTTGTGCTCTGAGTGAGTACTGGGATTGTCGAAGGTATTGTGGAAGTGTTTGTAGGCTCATCATAATAACTAGTGGTTGATGCATCTCGGCTATTCTCCTCATAATCAGACTCCTCGTTAGCTTTTAAAATACTGGCGGCATTTGGCCAAATACTATACTTGTCCATCTCGGTTTCAGTCTTGATTGGCTCAGCTTCCTCAGTTTTCACTTCTGTGTCATCCATGTAGTTGACCTCCATATCAGGTCCCACCTCCTCTCCTAATAATGGAATCGCTACCTCCTCATCATCGGACTGCATGAAGGGTAGCGTCTCACTTTTCACCTCCTCATGAGGCAGTGATGTATCTGGGCCTTTTGAGGATTCTGGGAGTTCAGTTACATTAGAAAGCTTAGGTTCTTGAACCACAGCTTGTGAGAAAGGAGTAGAATCCACCAACTGAGCAGATGTCTCCTCCTGGTCCTCAGGTTCATCAGTCGGTTTCTGGCCGGACGCAGCCTGGCGAGGATCCCTGCTCTGTCGGGGATCTCTCTTCTGGTTGATCAAGGGAGCAACTGATGACGACTTCACTAGTTCCTCAACCTTTTTGCCAAGCTGCATGAGCTGAGTATTGGCTAAAAGAGATGTGGTATTTTGAGTTAAGAGTGTTTCTGGAAGTGTCAATGAGGCACCAGGTGTCCCCATAGAAGACGTTGGCGGTTCTCCCTGTTTCTGGAATGCCTGTACTCCCATCTGTTTAAGGCTCTCCAAGATCTTTTGTGGATCGCTTATAGTTTCAGTTGCAGCCTGAACTTGAACTTGTACTACAGGTTTGACATCTTCAAAAATTGAGTCATCCTCTGGGTCATACGCCACATCATCACCTTCATTTGTAACGATCTCAGACTGCTTAGAGATTTCAGGTTTGATTACTAGCTCAACAGGCTTCTTAGGCACAATGTAGCCCCTACTGGGGTCATACTCCTCTTCTGGGTCATACGGTCTGTCatcttcgtcctcctcctcttgtttcaCTTTAGAAATCTGTGCAAACTGCTGCACAATAGGGTCTAACATTGTAGTGGTCTGGACAGAGAGCTCACCACCCTGATCAGATGGAGAGTTGGACGCTTCTGAGTCATGctttttatttccaaaaagaGTTTTGAGGATGGTCTCAAGAGGAgtagcagctgctgcagaggaagCAACAGAGCTGGATGGGGAGTCCCTGCCGATGGTAGTGGATGTGCTTGTAGCTTTGACAGAGGACAATAAGGAAAAGACTGAGGAGGTGGCAACACTGCTGCTTGAGGTCTCAGAGGAGTTAGGTGGAGGTGACCCTGGAGGAGTTGTGCTGATGGGGATTTCAAGACTCTGCCGTGTGCTTCTTTCTGTTCTGACGGAAGGAGATAGCTTTGGAAGGCCAGTGTCATCTGCATCTTTGGTTTGAGTCTTAGACCGTTTTTCCTCAGATTCCAATGGAGCACCGGAACGCTTTCTGTCCTTCTGGCAGATCAGCAGCCCCAAGAGGAGGTTGGGTCGAGCTGGTTCAAGCCCTGCAAAATGGACAAATCAAGCAAGAATCTTAGAATACATTTGCAAGTGAACTCACAGataacatttcacaaaacagacagacattttaccttttaaacTACTTAGACAAAAGTTTTGATTGTGTATTTCTGACTTGCGCAATAAGGACAGACAAAACAGGTGAAATGAGAGCCCCTAAAAATTGTACACAAAGAATTTGAAGCACAAAAGCACCAAAGTTCTCTCAAgtaaaaatatagttttatacAACAAATGGCAATGGTAGAACGGTGCAGTGTTGCAGTTTAGCAAGTAGTCATAAAACTTGTTGGTGAATtaattaacagtaaaaaaataaaaaaaaaaatgttctgacATTAGTAAATGAGCGccagctgaaaataaaaatattttatcataGGGCTTGTGTTTGAAGtgattattttgtaaatgttctgCCAGATATAACCAAGAGCAAATACATTCACTCTAAATCATTCAATGACATCACTAGATTGCACCTGAAATTTGCCCAAACATGACTGTAAGAAGGACAGAAACATGTAAACTGTGTACTTCTGTATAATTCTGGTTCATCTACAGTCAGGTGCATACAATTAGTCCTATTCAAATTTGATATAGGATCATAACCAGCCTGGTCACAAAAACATCAGACAAAATCAAGGTGTGTAATTCAATTTTTCTGAAGCTACTCAattaataaaaggaagaaaaaaactcatGCATCTAATATTCTCTTTTGGGAGAACATTATGCTTACCACAGCTTTAATAGCAATGTGGGTAATGTTAACAGTGTTGTACAATCACTGGTTGCAAAGTTTACATTCAGCGCTTATGCTTCATTTAGGAGAACATCTTAAGCACCAGTGGTTTTTACCAGTGTTCAGCATGCTACCATATTAACAGCAGTGTGGTATAAAATGTTTGACGttacttcattttaatttattgattcAATTAAGTTTATGTAAGAGCCAAGTCTTAACAAACAACAGGCTGAGACTGGACTCAGATGGCACCAACCTGCGATGCAAACTTCCTTTATTAGAAATGTGTGATACAAAGTCAGATACATAGCAGAGAGCACAGCAGCTGCACAGAAGTGTGTAACTCAACAAGGAATATGAGTGCCCCCTACTGTACAAACCCATGAATCACCAGGCTCTCATTTCAACCCGagtacaaaaacagaaatcataCGAAATATACTCACCACAGGTACGGAGATACAAAAAAACGCACAATTTAAcatcaatataaataaactaacaCTCATTacaccaaaaaaatatatttgtgtttccttGTAAACGCTTACCTGGCCCATCAAACGGTAGGAGTTTGGAGGGTAATGGGTCCTTTGAGCTCAGTGGGATGAGATAGAGATCTTTGATACGACCGTTGTTGTTAGCCACCACACCAAATCGTTTTCTGCTGCTGAAGtaagagaacagagagacatatgccacctcctcttcctctgtggctGGATGGAAACGGATCAGACACAGTTCCTGCGAACACAAAGAGAGCAAAAACCAGTATGTGAGTGATGCAAGATCTTTAAAGAAAGCACTTTTATacaaattagttgttttttttctctccaaacaaACCTTGGAGAGGGAGGTTTTGAGTTTCCCGACGTAGTCCCACACTGTGCTTGGAGATATCCGTCCTCCTACATGAATGGTGTCTGGTAAATCCTGCACAACATTAAGAACACTAATTAGGACAGTCTTGCTTTTATGTTCCCTAAGTGTTCGAAATTTAAGTTTGAAATGAAGTATCAGCCTGATCACCAGGCTAAATGTCTAACCTCCTTCAGGTGCTCAAAGGATCCTGACACCAGATAAGCCTTGGTCACAAACTTGGCCACAGAGTGCATGTTGATTAATCCTTTCCAAATCTTCTCTTGACCATGGAGGAAGATCGCTGTCTCACCATCAAGTGGAGGCTCAGatgaactgtaaaaaacaaaacagtcttCCTTTTAGAGAAAATCTAGACTCCAAATCTCAGGCCTGtatccctcttttttttttatacagggCTTTTCTGAAAGATTAGAACAATGACCCTGCCCC
This portion of the Anoplopoma fimbria isolate UVic2021 breed Golden Eagle Sablefish chromosome 17, Afim_UVic_2022, whole genome shotgun sequence genome encodes:
- the dido1 gene encoding death-inducer obliterator 1 is translated as MEENASPELSLAPEPEQSQDPMDTCAQGFGEGNREQIPTESENVATETVEEPDNKSSKANREVKKTWCFRRSTVAKREMPVEAATDSPDTRCPVRRSGRQPKRTDKLEEFLSTAKRGQRRSAPPSLESGDPPSQTPTDAETASEASFDGNADTKGVEDKVESPERRTRSGARKQIQRKGRGGRQTRGGGGVAVKNEGSSENEEDSRDAAKKDQLTDKDEEKKDEESSPSPENLGSTNAEQPQPEQDSERKEEGEEKNEHADENDKGESENETDDESDEESTDKAAAVLVKRGPIRTYVNKKRAANKSTTPVKGPANKITTPVKRETKPKAAQAAGMTHKPQTQEDNDDDDENDSSTSSSSSSSSSSIDSDEGGYDPNALYCICRQKHNKRFMICCDRCEEWFHGDCVGITEARGRLMERNGEDYICPNCTAKKNQVVRPATSILSTSTDIGKPKAATSALAFYAGISAERTNTSGVAVQAVGAPPSSTTGTEEKAAEDLGIKGRIEKATNPTGKKKIKIFQPALQQPSQPKADQKSAATMEKKKAATTAEQKALPDTEEKVASNVEVKTTPTAEGLKEKANDDASLPKCIGPGCENNAQPDSVYCGNDCILRHAAAAMKSITDVKDPKQKDKAKPQKTKSTPKKSAAGGRKRQKKIQEESESEEDHSADPDDDDEEDEDDDDDDDYDDDDDDGEDEHAEEHPPPPATASWSSDHNYIAVTPEKTTPISPTVLNKKSPLKEEKQSEKEQKEKDPAPAPENPPLASPTPVKGNKKSPTTKAAKVTPKGRKPSLQTTSSKVSKKPVTPPSKTAAKSKKQGQTAAHTPSRFPPGPIHVTGALRVTKSNFTIPKKAPQQKEVPNPSKSSSSSRVPSSPVSTAPSSHSSSSRPPHSAASAPSASPMPPPPNNQMRTNIRRSLTDIIYKRANDSDDLKKTEAEVARLSVSIEKEMFNLCLNTDSRYKNKYRSLMFNLKDPKNKGLFYRVVGGEVSPYRLVRLSAEELLSKEISEWKKPDAAEAHSPSARAHSGHSKLGNRHDSHSMDLDDAPPTSDTDVCISATASSSRMASAADQDESCPTPSASAQPSAPEGNSGSGMLDIFGTMLKDTTSQHRTHLFDLNCKICTGQKTEDEPTAKKAKLTKKPETRPARPELHSSRSGDVSPAGHAQVPTAHQHQEPLAYQIPPSHPPNMEPAVPEPQQQLDLNMMAPPAQAPAAFTPTVSSVSITRRDPRMARHSAAVTVTYPAQEKPINNSAEPLPAPVSAPVEVAPKAPLPMPPAPPPSVAASKMAKTSSSEPPLDGETAIFLHGQEKIWKGLINMHSVAKFVTKAYLVSGSFEHLKEDLPDTIHVGGRISPSTVWDYVGKLKTSLSKELCLIRFHPATEEEEVAYVSLFSYFSSRKRFGVVANNNGRIKDLYLIPLSSKDPLPSKLLPFDGPGLEPARPNLLLGLLICQKDRKRSGAPLESEEKRSKTQTKDADDTGLPKLSPSVRTERSTRQSLEIPISTTPPGSPPPNSSETSSSSVATSSVFSLLSSVKATSTSTTIGRDSPSSSVASSAAAATPLETILKTLFGNKKHDSEASNSPSDQGGELSVQTTTMLDPIVQQFAQISKVKQEEEDEDDRPYDPEEEYDPSRGYIVPKKPVELVIKPEISKQSEIVTNEGDDVAYDPEDDSIFEDVKPVVQVQVQAATETISDPQKILESLKQMGVQAFQKQGEPPTSSMGTPGASLTLPETLLTQNTTSLLANTQLMQLGKKVEELVKSSSVAPLINQKRDPRQSRDPRQAASGQKPTDEPEDQEETSAQLVDSTPFSQAVVQEPKLSNVTELPESSKGPDTSLPHEEVKSETLPFMQSDDEEVAIPLLGEEVGPDMEVNYMDDTEVKTEEAEPIKTETEMDKYSIWPNAASILKANEESDYEENSRDASTTSYYDEPTNTSTIPSTIPVLTQSTTMVDTPRSLESYHMPRHMSASGYDSEYRPPADIPPPSNFPPPHPMQGQHLLLRPPPMSMPPPMQGLPPMSGPPPMQGPPPPMHVPLPVRGPLPHVDNSQQYGPPPTAYPPYQNQWPGSQPPPQQQPPPGPPPQNIMPLRGPPPPPFPPMAQRGPAPQAFNPSVPPQHIGQQGLPPGLPPPPTFDGQNSLAPPRFTSPPPPFNFPGNRGPPPPFTGPPPSHFENRLPPLSHFQGPRGPPPPQYGDHGAQPPIVDQPRGPAEHYNRDNSNSFKPSVDQNPNHLHIFKDNHGPPPGPAYRGPPPNQYEDRRGPPSSSEMSGQHFNPHNQYESSRPHSSPPHRGSFDEHRGPLPQENRPHPSQRFGGSERYRLDRHSDEARPVRHSGPLLPTPPEAPIGPPSRMGAHSPDMHRDDPWRRHSPEMRRRSSTTREESDPRIGDRFSRFEGGHREPAPGLSQPSEERQRELSEEHRREREREVPHAGRPSWDRGQGKRWSREREWDRARERDHDLERSRDRERDPERIRERERDPERGREKDRDPERSREKDREQERSRERDRDPERPRERDRDPERTRERDRDPERPRERNPDPERPRERDHDPERPRERDHDSERSRERDRDPERGRERDRDPERGRERDRDPERTRERDRDPERTRERDRDTERTRERDRDPEHRRDHDRDRGKNRDRERERDRDRRRDRSRSRERDRDRDRGKDRGRDREREKDRDKDKDRDRRDRSKSREKREEKKSSKNETTKEKEKTAENDMS